One Methanohalophilus mahii DSM 5219 genomic window carries:
- a CDS encoding 2-hydroxyacid dehydrogenase: MKIVVADPIYLPEEYRKKLEVIGQLRIFDTMPSSLDEFIERIKDADIILIGRYGFSNEAFLHAKNLKMISVWQTGYDHIDLDSATENKVIVSNVSGYAFDSVAEMVFAFALNLFRRVHIADSKIRKGMFDWRDYVGNQLMGKTIGVIGTGNIGIRVIQIAHGFNMNVISTTAHPNPQKELRLGVKLVDLDTLLSESDIVTLHVPLTPDTEKMIGEAELAKMKSSSILINTSRGKVVDEAALIKTLQERKIRGSGLDVFENEPLPEDSALMELDNVVLTPHIAFLSEESLEECTYICIENVEKFVEGEPQNIVNPEVLGK, from the coding sequence ATGAAAATTGTCGTTGCTGACCCAATATACCTTCCTGAAGAATATCGAAAAAAACTGGAGGTAATTGGTCAGTTACGTATTTTCGATACAATGCCTTCTTCATTGGATGAATTTATTGAAAGGATAAAAGATGCAGACATCATCCTGATTGGAAGGTATGGATTTTCAAATGAAGCTTTTCTTCATGCCAAAAATCTCAAGATGATTTCCGTCTGGCAGACTGGATATGACCACATAGATCTTGATTCAGCAACTGAAAATAAAGTGATAGTATCAAATGTGTCTGGCTACGCCTTCGATTCGGTGGCAGAGATGGTTTTTGCTTTTGCTCTTAATTTGTTCAGAAGAGTGCATATAGCTGATAGTAAAATACGCAAAGGAATGTTCGATTGGCGCGATTATGTAGGCAACCAGTTAATGGGTAAGACGATCGGAGTAATCGGGACCGGAAACATAGGTATAAGGGTGATACAGATTGCCCATGGGTTTAATATGAATGTAATTTCCACAACTGCTCATCCTAATCCACAAAAAGAACTGAGATTAGGAGTCAAATTAGTGGACCTTGATACCTTACTTTCAGAATCTGATATTGTTACCTTACATGTCCCACTCACGCCTGATACAGAAAAAATGATTGGAGAGGCAGAACTTGCAAAAATGAAATCATCTTCAATCCTTATAAATACATCAAGGGGAAAAGTAGTCGATGAGGCTGCATTGATAAAAACGCTTCAAGAAAGAAAAATCAGAGGGTCAGGACTTGATGTTTTTGAAAACGAACCACTTCCAGAAGATAGTGCTCTTATGGAACTGGATAATGTTGTCCTCACACCCCATATAGCATTCCTTTCAGAAGAATCACTTGAGGAGTGTACATATATCTGTATAGAAAATGTGGAGAAATTTGTGGAAGGTGAACCTCAGAACATTGTAAATCCAGAAGTTCTAGGCAAATAA
- a CDS encoding YHS domain-containing protein produces the protein MGIIDPRLMAVIDPVCKMEIDEMAAKFKSEYKGEKYHFCSLSCKKNSMKIQKNILNFIQEENNENCRC, from the coding sequence ATGGGAATTATAGACCCGAGATTGATGGCAGTTATAGATCCTGTATGCAAAATGGAAATTGATGAAATGGCTGCAAAGTTCAAGAGTGAATATAAAGGAGAAAAATACCACTTTTGTTCCCTTTCATGCAAAAAAAATTCGATGAAGATCCAGAAAAATATATTGAATTTTATTCAGGAGGAAAATAATGAAAATTGTCGTTGCTGA
- a CDS encoding APC family permease: MNRYKPESLTLTGAVSLGTGVMIGAGIFALLGQIAELAGTLFPLIFFIGAIVTAFSAYSYIKFSNAYPSAGGIAMYLEKAYGKGVITGFSALLMAFSMVINESLVARTFGTYTLQLFDINQGSFLVPILGVGLLIFAFAINISGNVVIEKFSFFMALIKIAAISIFGIVGLWVADFSFTSASTGTIDNATGGYLAAIALSVLAYKGFTTITNSGSEIVDPHRNVSRAIIISITICAIVYLLVSFAVVGSLTLPEIIEARDFALAEAAKPFFGNYGLWFTVALAIIATLSGIIASIFAVSRMLAMLTDMKIIPHRHFGMPGNIQNHTLVYTVVVAILLTIFFDLSRIASLGAIFYLLMDIIIHWGLLRHMREEINVNPYIVATAIILDAVVLGALLVTKASTDMFLVAISLILIVLIFIGVKWFIGSRPNIDE; this comes from the coding sequence ATGAATCGATATAAACCAGAAAGTTTGACACTTACTGGTGCTGTATCTTTAGGCACCGGAGTAATGATCGGTGCGGGTATATTCGCATTGCTGGGACAAATAGCAGAGTTGGCTGGAACATTATTTCCCCTTATATTTTTTATAGGCGCAATTGTGACGGCTTTCAGCGCATATTCTTACATAAAATTTTCCAATGCCTACCCTTCCGCAGGAGGAATTGCCATGTATCTGGAAAAGGCATATGGAAAAGGAGTAATTACCGGATTTAGCGCGTTGCTAATGGCTTTTTCAATGGTGATTAATGAAAGTCTTGTTGCCCGAACTTTTGGAACATATACACTGCAATTATTCGATATCAACCAGGGAAGCTTTCTTGTACCGATCTTAGGTGTAGGATTACTCATATTCGCTTTTGCAATCAATATATCTGGTAACGTGGTAATAGAAAAATTTTCATTTTTTATGGCTTTGATCAAAATAGCTGCGATCTCCATATTTGGGATCGTTGGACTATGGGTTGCTGATTTTTCTTTTACAAGTGCATCCACAGGTACAATTGATAATGCCACAGGTGGCTATCTCGCAGCCATAGCATTGTCAGTGCTTGCATACAAGGGTTTTACAACTATTACCAACAGCGGCTCAGAGATCGTGGACCCTCATCGCAATGTGAGCAGAGCAATAATCATTTCTATAACGATCTGTGCTATTGTTTATCTTTTAGTATCATTTGCAGTTGTAGGAAGTCTTACCCTGCCTGAGATTATCGAGGCAAGGGATTTTGCACTGGCAGAGGCAGCAAAGCCCTTTTTTGGTAATTATGGATTATGGTTCACAGTCGCATTAGCGATCATTGCAACCCTTTCCGGTATAATTGCAAGCATTTTTGCGGTCTCCCGTATGCTTGCAATGTTAACGGACATGAAGATAATACCACACAGACACTTTGGTATGCCAGGAAATATCCAAAATCACACTCTTGTATACACAGTTGTTGTCGCCATATTGTTGACGATATTTTTTGATCTAAGCAGGATAGCCTCTCTTGGTGCTATCTTTTATCTATTAATGGACATTATCATACATTGGGGACTTCTGCGCCATATGCGTGAAGAAATTAATGTAAACCCATATATTGTGGCCACAGCAATCATTCTTGATGCAGTTGTCCTTGGTGCTCTTCTGGTGACAAAAGCATCCACAGATATGTTTTTAGTTGCCATATCCCTGATCCTTATAGTACTCATCTTTATTGGTGTAAAATGGTTCATAGGGTCAAGACCCAATATAGATGAGTAA
- a CDS encoding SIR2 family protein: protein MFTETNQSINWDNEQVVFFFGAGASKPEGGILTTQLLEESFKSSSNDEKVSMVKKYLKDIYHYEWNNPNIPTFEEILGPIDIALQKQENISSEWDIKKLSCLRDNLIYCICDILNKKLKFPKGIHRDFVNNLLSIQSDMWKKCSFVSLNYDILLDNALMKYSNRTPFNIDIEYGIRFRNVTYREGEMQDNNNRHIPSKKTVPLLKLHGSLNWIYCPTCNSIKLTPRKKGVMNIYTKSEPCDSDFCKETSMQRPIVVPPTFTKSYENPFLVSIWFQAENVLQKATRVYFIGYSMPESDIHIQYLLKKSLFRQDGNSPRIIIINPETKNGDLHNRYRRLFGEVEYYPIGFEHFAHNLTNYL, encoded by the coding sequence ATGTTTACTGAAACGAATCAAAGCATCAATTGGGATAATGAACAAGTTGTCTTTTTCTTTGGGGCTGGTGCGTCCAAACCTGAGGGAGGCATACTTACTACACAATTATTGGAAGAATCATTTAAATCGTCCAGCAATGACGAGAAAGTGAGTATGGTTAAAAAATATCTAAAAGATATCTACCATTATGAATGGAATAATCCAAATATTCCTACTTTTGAAGAAATTCTTGGACCAATTGACATTGCATTACAGAAGCAGGAAAATATATCATCTGAGTGGGATATAAAAAAACTTAGTTGTCTCCGAGATAATTTGATTTATTGTATATGTGATATACTAAACAAGAAGTTGAAATTTCCAAAAGGAATACACAGAGATTTTGTAAATAATTTGTTATCTATACAATCTGATATGTGGAAAAAATGTAGCTTTGTAAGTCTGAACTATGACATTTTACTAGACAATGCATTGATGAAATATAGCAACAGAACCCCTTTTAATATTGATATTGAATATGGAATAAGATTTCGAAATGTAACATATAGAGAAGGTGAAATGCAAGATAATAACAATCGGCATATTCCAAGTAAAAAAACCGTTCCTTTATTGAAATTACATGGAAGTCTGAATTGGATATATTGTCCAACATGTAATTCAATAAAATTAACACCTAGAAAAAAGGGTGTCATGAACATATATACTAAATCTGAACCTTGCGACTCTGATTTTTGTAAAGAAACTTCAATGCAAAGACCAATAGTTGTACCACCTACTTTTACAAAATCGTATGAAAATCCTTTTCTAGTATCCATTTGGTTTCAAGCTGAAAACGTACTTCAAAAAGCTACACGAGTATATTTTATTGGATATTCGATGCCTGAATCTGATATACATATTCAATACCTATTGAAGAAATCCTTGTTTAGGCAAGACGGAAATTCTCCAAGAATTATAATTATCAATCCAGAGACTAAAAACGGAGATCTCCATAATAGATATAGAAGACTATTCGGTGAAGTGGAATATTATCCAATAGGGTTTGAACATTTTGCACATAACTTAACTAATTATTTATAA
- a CDS encoding GLUG motif-containing protein, with product MSKDKYSIIRKKVTDISIVKYPIISFLFCIILITVPAVAFAGGDGSAENPYQISNVNELQNIQNDLGANYVLINNIDASATSEWNDGAGFEPIGDYDYRFTGFLDGNNYTISNLYINNSSSEYVGLFGFTRKNDGLLIVDLRLENINVSGFTYVGGVVGRHFQGEVNNIYVTGNMNGDSNVGTLIGYNSGNVTNTNSNGNVTSNGDYAGGLIGRNEGNVSDSYATGNITSNGKHTGGLVGGNSGSITNSHVAGHVIGDSNVGILVGYNNGYDGNYVTITNSYATGNVIGNSNVGSLVGYNYGHNSGNLIITNSYATGNVTSYGDRAGGLVGYNHGYYGGHLTITNSYATGNVTSYGDRAGGLVGYNHGYYDGYVTITNSYAKGNVTTNGNYGGGLVGYNYNYDSISHDSYVKIKNSYATGNVNGHWYMGGLVGYNDAGGVTNCYAIGNINGNDYLGGLVAENSGDVSDSYYNKETSGQSDTGKGIPKTTIEMKEQSTYTNWDFDNAWFIHGSINDGYPQLHNFISVYPPVSDFTSNVTSGVVPPLSVKFTDLSSKEPTQWLWDFGDGNTSTDQNPTHTYTNYGNYNVSLTAINDVADDTETKIDYITIDENIICMAKSIGFNDSSAVEDSTLTIPLELLNVSNGPIQTIKCDIQYNESILSLESIDSGNLTSGWTVSKGINEHSITLTTSDSELTIQNESSGQICNITFSVVGKSGESTELIPWNVDLANTANLHGYASSKTGIFTIEAPGRLSGNVSYNFNGTNIENADVSLMQSGNLIAKNTTNTSGYYIFTNIEPGAYNIIFDKPGFYSEEISVQISAGSDIYRDSNMIITGDLDGNGISADAVDVNMMMQASVGNLASDRYFDLDKNEEFADAVDVNMMIQASVGDIVLE from the coding sequence ATGTCAAAAGATAAATACAGTATTATCAGAAAAAAAGTAACCGATATATCAATTGTAAAATATCCCATTATTTCATTCTTATTTTGTATAATATTAATTACTGTTCCAGCTGTTGCATTTGCAGGTGGAGATGGTTCTGCTGAGAATCCATATCAAATATCGAATGTAAATGAGCTTCAAAATATACAGAATGACTTGGGTGCAAATTATGTATTGATTAATAATATTGATGCATCTGCAACATCTGAGTGGAATGATGGTGCAGGTTTTGAACCAATCGGTGATTATGATTACAGATTTACCGGTTTTCTTGATGGTAATAATTACACAATATCAAATCTATATATCAATAATTCTTCTTCAGAATATGTAGGTTTATTCGGTTTTACCCGCAAAAATGATGGCTTACTGATAGTTGATCTAAGGCTTGAGAACATCAATGTAAGTGGATTCACATATGTAGGAGGAGTTGTTGGTAGGCATTTCCAGGGTGAAGTTAACAATATCTATGTTACAGGAAATATGAATGGTGACTCAAATGTGGGCACCTTAATCGGTTATAATAGTGGTAATGTTACTAATACCAATTCAAATGGAAACGTGACCAGCAACGGCGACTATGCAGGTGGTTTAATCGGCAGAAATGAAGGTAATGTTTCTGATAGCTATGCTACAGGGAATATAACAAGCAACGGAAAGCATACTGGAGGCTTAGTTGGTGGCAATAGTGGCAGTATTACTAATAGTCATGTTGCAGGACACGTAATTGGTGACTCAAATGTAGGAATCTTAGTCGGTTATAATAATGGATATGATGGTAACTACGTAACAATCACAAATAGCTATGCTACAGGAAATGTGATTGGTAATTCAAACGTGGGTAGTTTAGTTGGTTATAATTATGGTCATAATAGTGGTAATTTGATTATTACAAACAGCTATGCTACAGGAAATGTAACAAGTTATGGCGACCGTGCAGGTGGTTTAGTTGGTTATAATCACGGTTATTATGGTGGTCATTTGACAATCACAAACAGCTATGCTACAGGAAATGTAACAAGTTATGGCGACCGTGCAGGTGGTTTAGTTGGTTATAATCACGGTTATTATGATGGTTACGTGACAATCACTAACAGTTATGCTAAAGGAAACGTAACAACCAACGGAAATTATGGTGGTGGTTTAGTTGGTTATAATTATAATTATGATAGTATTTCTCATGATAGCTACGTAAAAATCAAAAACAGTTATGCAACCGGAAATGTTAATGGCCACTGGTATATGGGTGGTTTAGTTGGTTATAATGATGCTGGTGGTGTTACTAATTGTTATGCTATTGGAAATATAAACGGCAATGATTATTTGGGTGGTCTTGTTGCTGAAAATAGTGGTGATGTTTCTGATAGTTACTACAACAAAGAAACATCAGGACAAAGTGATACAGGAAAAGGTATACCAAAAACTACTATCGAAATGAAAGAGCAATCAACATACACAAATTGGGATTTTGATAATGCATGGTTTATTCACGGATCCATAAATGATGGGTACCCTCAATTGCATAATTTCATATCTGTATATCCTCCGGTTTCTGACTTTACATCCAATGTTACTTCAGGGGTTGTTCCGCCACTGTCTGTGAAATTTACAGATTTGTCATCAAAAGAACCCACACAATGGCTTTGGGATTTTGGTGACGGCAATACTTCAACAGACCAAAATCCAACACATACGTACACAAATTACGGAAACTATAATGTCAGTCTTACTGCAATTAACGATGTAGCTGATGATACTGAAACAAAAATTGACTATATTACTATCGATGAGAACATTATATGCATGGCTAAATCAATCGGTTTTAATGATTCAAGTGCAGTAGAAGACAGTACTTTAACTATTCCATTAGAACTTCTCAATGTTTCAAATGGTCCAATCCAGACCATTAAATGTGATATACAATATAATGAATCAATTCTATCTCTTGAATCTATAGACTCAGGTAATCTCACATCAGGATGGACAGTATCTAAAGGTATCAATGAACATTCAATCACTCTGACTACTTCTGATAGTGAACTTACTATCCAAAACGAATCATCTGGACAGATCTGTAATATAACATTTTCCGTAGTTGGAAAGTCTGGTGAAAGTACTGAGCTAATTCCATGGAATGTTGATTTAGCAAATACTGCAAATTTACATGGTTATGCTTCTTCCAAAACTGGCATTTTTACAATAGAAGCCCCAGGAAGATTGTCTGGTAATGTTAGCTACAACTTTAATGGCACAAATATTGAAAATGCTGATGTATCTCTTATGCAATCTGGAAATCTGATTGCTAAAAACACTACTAACACTTCAGGATATTATATATTTACAAATATTGAGCCTGGGGCATATAATATCATATTCGACAAGCCAGGTTTCTACTCTGAAGAAATATCTGTACAAATATCCGCCGGTTCCGATATCTATAGAGATTCCAATATGATAATTACTGGTGATCTTGATGGAAATGGTATTTCTGCAGATGCAGTAGACGTTAACATGATGATGCAGGCTAGTGTAGGAAACTTAGCATCAGATCGTTATTTTGATCTTGATAAGAATGAAGAATTTGCAGATGCAGTAGACGTTAATATGATGATACAAGCCAGTGTCGGAGATATAGTATTGGAGTGA
- a CDS encoding PGF-pre-PGF domain-containing protein → MTLKKVKVLFGILSILIITLLLPIGANSTESLVMADLIGLKEDYEANENDTLSIPIIIQNVSNGPIQTIKCDIQYNESVLFLESVEVGDLTNGWTILTGDNVHSITLTTPDSSISIRNGSSGNIFNLHFNVTGNAGDTTAIYPEDIDMANTANLHGSVLSTNKTVDINNKKTTVPSEDDSSGNGGSGGGGGGATGEEFENIASKHAQVSKVAAGEDVRYEFSEDDIDLMTIQFTSLSNEGQTKTSVEVLKDTSALVDSSAPGKVYQNLNIWVGNVAFDEDDMEDPVVGFRVSKEWISDNDVEPSSIVLCRYNDGEWTQLPTEVIGEDKDYFTYESETPGFSPFAITAISQKEESSANATSGLNESLEEIMKEKTDNKTESKSNETPGFGVLLTCGVLTIIALLTRKKN, encoded by the coding sequence ATGACTCTAAAAAAAGTGAAAGTCTTGTTTGGGATTCTATCTATACTTATAATCACTTTACTATTGCCGATAGGAGCCAATTCAACTGAAAGTCTTGTTATGGCGGATTTAATCGGATTAAAGGAAGATTATGAAGCAAATGAGAACGATACACTATCAATTCCAATCATTATTCAAAATGTTTCCAATGGTCCAATCCAGACCATTAAATGTGATATACAATACAATGAATCAGTTTTGTTCCTTGAATCTGTAGAAGTCGGTGACCTCACAAACGGATGGACTATTCTTACAGGGGATAATGTTCATTCTATAACTTTGACTACACCGGATAGTAGCATTTCCATAAGAAACGGATCTTCAGGAAATATATTTAATTTACACTTTAATGTGACTGGAAATGCAGGTGATACTACTGCAATTTATCCAGAAGACATTGATATGGCAAATACTGCAAATTTGCATGGAAGTGTACTATCTACAAACAAAACCGTTGATATCAATAACAAAAAAACTACTGTTCCTTCAGAAGATGATTCTTCAGGGAATGGTGGAAGTGGTGGAGGAGGTGGTGGAGCCACAGGTGAAGAGTTTGAAAATATCGCCTCCAAGCATGCACAGGTAAGTAAGGTGGCTGCAGGTGAAGATGTAAGATATGAGTTCAGTGAAGATGATATTGATTTAATGACCATCCAGTTTACAAGCCTTTCCAATGAAGGTCAAACCAAAACATCAGTTGAAGTCCTCAAGGATACATCAGCGTTGGTGGATTCTTCTGCACCAGGAAAAGTCTATCAGAACCTGAATATCTGGGTTGGCAATGTCGCCTTTGATGAAGATGATATGGAGGATCCTGTAGTTGGATTCAGGGTAAGTAAAGAATGGATTTCTGATAATGATGTAGAACCATCTTCAATTGTCCTTTGCCGATATAATGATGGTGAATGGACCCAGCTTCCTACTGAAGTTATAGGTGAAGATAAGGATTATTTCACATATGAATCAGAAACCCCCGGATTTTCACCCTTTGCTATAACTGCAATCTCACAAAAAGAGGAATCTTCTGCAAATGCCACCTCGGGATTGAATGAATCATTAGAAGAAATAATGAAGGAAAAAACTGATAATAAGACAGAGTCTAAATCAAATGAGACCCCTGGATTTGGTGTTTTGTTAACATGTGGGGTACTGACGATAATAGCTCTATTGACAAGAAAGAAGAATTAA
- the cas1 gene encoding CRISPR-associated endonuclease Cas1, which yields MKLLLLNGHGIDMRISGAKLHIKEGRFSTTEEPQEYVFSPKRMDIDNIVVYGKSGNLTLEAIRWLIKHNVQISILNWDGKLLTTMLPPESTNVKTKFAQYHAFEDEQTRVKLAKKFIEAKFDKSIVVLDFLKQRYPDIEFDFSDDVEKLNKTGTIRGLMGVEGGVAWKYWNEFAKAIPAEYDFCARLDQYRRPIAAGDKVNVMLNYGYALLEAECLRAINSVGLDPHVGFLHEMNSSKNSLAYDLQEPFRFIVDLAVFSLVEKGAMDKQDFIRTETYALRLKPTGARKVTEEVNQWLNKRAKYRNKQHTWSAILLLKTRELAQYLVGKRKMVDFMSPAYEIERQDNMEIRQLILDISYVEWKKMGFSKGTLHYMKQNAKSGKPFTLNAHVRERLEEWKQRVSAIR from the coding sequence ATGAAACTGCTACTTCTCAATGGTCATGGCATTGATATGCGGATAAGTGGGGCTAAACTACACATTAAAGAGGGTAGATTCTCAACCACAGAAGAACCTCAGGAATATGTATTTTCTCCAAAAAGGATGGATATTGACAATATTGTTGTGTATGGTAAAAGTGGCAATCTTACACTTGAAGCAATCCGATGGTTGATTAAGCATAATGTCCAGATATCAATACTCAACTGGGATGGAAAATTGTTGACCACCATGCTTCCTCCTGAAAGTACCAATGTCAAGACCAAGTTTGCTCAGTATCATGCTTTTGAAGATGAGCAAACCAGAGTAAAACTTGCCAAAAAATTCATTGAGGCCAAGTTTGATAAATCAATTGTAGTGCTTGATTTTTTGAAACAACGCTATCCTGATATTGAGTTTGATTTCTCTGATGATGTTGAAAAACTAAACAAAACAGGGACGATAAGGGGTCTTATGGGAGTTGAGGGTGGAGTTGCCTGGAAATACTGGAATGAATTTGCAAAAGCCATACCAGCAGAGTATGATTTCTGTGCCAGATTGGACCAATACAGAAGACCGATTGCTGCAGGGGATAAGGTCAACGTGATGCTCAACTATGGATATGCTCTGCTTGAGGCTGAATGTCTGAGGGCCATAAACTCAGTTGGCTTAGATCCACATGTTGGGTTTTTGCATGAAATGAATTCGAGCAAAAACAGTCTTGCTTATGATTTGCAGGAACCATTCAGGTTTATTGTTGATCTGGCCGTATTCTCACTGGTTGAGAAAGGAGCAATGGATAAACAGGATTTCATCCGGACAGAAACTTATGCGCTAAGGCTTAAGCCTACAGGGGCCAGGAAGGTTACTGAGGAAGTTAATCAATGGCTGAATAAACGTGCCAAATACAGGAATAAACAACATACATGGAGTGCTATATTGCTCCTGAAGACAAGAGAACTGGCTCAATACCTTGTTGGCAAACGCAAAATGGTTGATTTCATGTCTCCTGCCTATGAAATTGAAAGACAGGACAATATGGAAATCAGACAGTTGATTCTTGATATTTCTTATGTTGAGTGGAAGAAAATGGGTTTTTCTAAGGGTACTTTGCACTACATGAAACAGAATGCTAAATCTGGGAAACCGTTTACTTTGAATGCTCATGTTAGGGAGAGATTGGAAGAATGGAAACAGAGAGTTTCTGCCATTAGGTAA